One part of the Vitis riparia cultivar Riparia Gloire de Montpellier isolate 1030 chromosome 15, EGFV_Vit.rip_1.0, whole genome shotgun sequence genome encodes these proteins:
- the LOC117931927 gene encoding agamous-like MADS-box protein AGL82, producing MGLKKKTYEISTLCGVDACVIIYSWTSDDRPMEPIFWPSNPEEVKSIINRYKEHSKEERGLKTLDLSGFFEERTKKIQKEISKLGHQGADQTKYPTWDDRLNDLSVDQLRELVNALGTKLEVIKSRVELLKMSQALLEGPPLVNPRYPNNAMPSTQSLHVPYLGTIDSMPLVPNPLTPMMNPRMTKVMMTMMASDNTNSSQFNGPSNHTDNTQYTLPLQHPFYYDPTSGLLENIVYSNPGPSSCYYPPAMHPPILPYTPNQMMTNEETGGVAKIFLEEVIDRFSTEKAGGRAGVWGWQLGFVNGKYCNQEDERESYVDCRE from the exons ATGGGattgaagaagaaaacataTGAAATATCAACTCTTTGTGGGGTTGATGCATGTGTAATCATCTATAGTTGGACGTCAGATGATCGCCCTATGGAGCCAATATTTTGGCCTTCAAATCCGGAGGAAGTGAAATCCATTATCAATAGGTACAAAGAACATAGCAAGGAGGAAAGAGGGTTGAAAACCCTAGATTTATCAGGCTTTTTCGAGGAGAGGACTAAGAAGATCCAGAAAGAGATTTCAAAATTAGGCCACCAAGGTGCAGACCAGACTAAATACCCCACATGGGACGACCGACTAAATGATCTATCAGTGGATCAACTTAGGGAACTCGTGAATGCATTGGGCACCAAGCTTGAAGTCATCAAGTCTAGGGTTGAGTTATTGAAGATGAGTCAAGCTCTATTAGAAGGGCCTCCATTGGTAAACCCTAGATATCCCAACAATGCAATGCCATCAACACAGAGCTTGCATGTTCCCTATCTGGGCACGATTGACTCAATGCCGTTAGTACCAAACCCTTTGACTCCTATGATGAATCCAAGAATGACTAAGGTGATGATGACAATGATGGCAAGCGACAACACTAATAGTTCTCAATTCAATGGCCCATCCAACCACACTGACAACACTCAGTATACTCTGCCATTGCAACACCCATTTTACTACGATCCCACGTCGGGACTGTTGGAGAATATAGTGTACAGCAATCCTGGACCATCATCGTGCTACTACCCGCCTGCCATGCATCCACCAATACTTCCATACACCCCGAATCAAATGATGACGAAT GAAGAAACCGGAGGAGTGGCGAAGATTTTCCTTGAGGAAGTTATCGACAGATTCAGCACTGAGAAGGCCGGTGGCAGGGCGGGAGTGTGGGGGTGGCAGTTAGGGTTTGTGAATGGAAAGTATTGTAATCAAGAAGATGAGAGAGAGAGCTATGTCGACTGTAGAGAGTAG